The following proteins come from a genomic window of Pleuronectes platessa chromosome 2, fPlePla1.1, whole genome shotgun sequence:
- the LOC128446960 gene encoding vitamin D3 receptor B isoform X1 has protein sequence METTVVSTSSLATEEFDRNMPRICGVCGDKASGFHFNAMTCEGCKGFFRRSMKRKASFTCPFNGSCTITKDNRRHCQACRLKRCVDIGMMKEFILTDEEVQRKKDLIQRRKDDEAQREAEKEARRPRLTDEQSQVIATLVEAHHKTYDDSYSDFCRFRPPVREGPVTRSASRAASLHSLSDASSDSFSHSPESVDTKVNLNNLLMMYQEQGSSPDSSEEEGSSFSMLPHLADLVSYSIQKVIGFAKMIPGFRDLTAEDQIALLKSSAIEVIMLRSNQSFSLEDMSWSCGAPDFKYQISDVTKAGHTVELLEPLVKFQVGLKKLNLGEEEHVMLMAICLLSPDRPGVQDHARIEALQDSLSETLQAYIQLHHPAGRLLYAKMIQKLADLRSLNEEHSKQYRSLSFRPEHSMQLTPLVLEVFGSEVS, from the exons ATGGAAACCACGGTTGTGAGTACATCCTCTCTGGCCACTGAGGAGTTTGACAGGAACATGCCTCGTATCTGCGGCGTGTGCGGGGACAAAGCCAGCGGCTTCCACTTTAACGCCATGACCTGTGAGGGATGCAAGGGTTTTTTCAG GCGCAGTATGAAGCGCAAGGCCTCGTTCACGTGTCCATTCAACGGCAGTTGCACCATCACCAAGGACAACAGGCGCCACTGCCAGGCATGCCGACTCAAGCGCTGTGTGGACATTGGCATGATGAAAGAGT tcaTTCTGACAGATGAGGAAGTGCAGAGGAAGAAGGACCTTATTCAGCGGAGGAAGGATGATGAGGCCCAGCGCGAGGCGGAGAAGGAGGCACGGCGGCCCCGGCTCACTGATGAGCAAAGTCAGGTCATCGCCACACTGGTGGAGGCACACCACAAAACATATGACGACTCCTACTCTGACTTCTGCCGCTTCAGG CCTCCTGTGCGTGAGGGTCCAGTGACACGTAGCGCCAGCAGAGCCGCGTCCCTCCACTCTCTGTCTGATGCCTCCTCTGACTCCTTCAGTCACTCTCCAG AGTCAGTAGACACCAAAGTGAACTTAAACAACCTGCTCATGATGTACCAGGAGCAGGGCAGCAGCCCTGACTCCAGCGAGGAGGAGGGCTCCAGCTTCTCCATGCTGCCTCACCTGGCTGACCTGGTCTCCTACAGCATCCAAAAGGTCATAGGATTTGCCAAGATGATCCCTGGGTTCAG GGACTTGACTGCAGAAGACCAGATTGCCCTGCTCAAGTCCAGCGCCATCGAGGTGATCATGCTGCGCTCAAATCAGAGTTTCAGCCTGGAAGACATGTCATGGAGCTGCGGTGCACCTGACTTTAAATACCAGATCAGTGATGTCACCAAAG CGGGCCacactgtggagctgctggagccaCTGGTAAAGTTCCAGGTGGGCCTGAAGAAGCTCAACCTGGGGGAGGAGGAACATGTGATGCTGATGGCCATCTGTTTGCTTTCTCCAG ACCGCCCAGGTGTGCAGGATCATGCACGGATCGAAGCCCTCCAAGACAGCCTGTCAGAGACCCTGCAGGCCTACATCCAGCTTCACCATCCGGCGGGGCGGCTGCTCTACGCCAAGATGATCCAGAAGCTGGCCGACCTGCGCAGCCTCAACGAGGAGCACTCCAAGCAGTACCGCTCGCTCTCCTTCCGGCCTGAGCACAGCATGCAGCTCACCCCGCTGGTGCTGGAAGTGTTCGGCAGCGAAGTCTCCTAG
- the LOC128446960 gene encoding vitamin D3 receptor B isoform X2, which translates to MKRKASFTCPFNGSCTITKDNRRHCQACRLKRCVDIGMMKEFILTDEEVQRKKDLIQRRKDDEAQREAEKEARRPRLTDEQSQVIATLVEAHHKTYDDSYSDFCRFRPPVREGPVTRSASRAASLHSLSDASSDSFSHSPESVDTKVNLNNLLMMYQEQGSSPDSSEEEGSSFSMLPHLADLVSYSIQKVIGFAKMIPGFRDLTAEDQIALLKSSAIEVIMLRSNQSFSLEDMSWSCGAPDFKYQISDVTKAGHTVELLEPLVKFQVGLKKLNLGEEEHVMLMAICLLSPDRPGVQDHARIEALQDSLSETLQAYIQLHHPAGRLLYAKMIQKLADLRSLNEEHSKQYRSLSFRPEHSMQLTPLVLEVFGSEVS; encoded by the exons ATGAAGCGCAAGGCCTCGTTCACGTGTCCATTCAACGGCAGTTGCACCATCACCAAGGACAACAGGCGCCACTGCCAGGCATGCCGACTCAAGCGCTGTGTGGACATTGGCATGATGAAAGAGT tcaTTCTGACAGATGAGGAAGTGCAGAGGAAGAAGGACCTTATTCAGCGGAGGAAGGATGATGAGGCCCAGCGCGAGGCGGAGAAGGAGGCACGGCGGCCCCGGCTCACTGATGAGCAAAGTCAGGTCATCGCCACACTGGTGGAGGCACACCACAAAACATATGACGACTCCTACTCTGACTTCTGCCGCTTCAGG CCTCCTGTGCGTGAGGGTCCAGTGACACGTAGCGCCAGCAGAGCCGCGTCCCTCCACTCTCTGTCTGATGCCTCCTCTGACTCCTTCAGTCACTCTCCAG AGTCAGTAGACACCAAAGTGAACTTAAACAACCTGCTCATGATGTACCAGGAGCAGGGCAGCAGCCCTGACTCCAGCGAGGAGGAGGGCTCCAGCTTCTCCATGCTGCCTCACCTGGCTGACCTGGTCTCCTACAGCATCCAAAAGGTCATAGGATTTGCCAAGATGATCCCTGGGTTCAG GGACTTGACTGCAGAAGACCAGATTGCCCTGCTCAAGTCCAGCGCCATCGAGGTGATCATGCTGCGCTCAAATCAGAGTTTCAGCCTGGAAGACATGTCATGGAGCTGCGGTGCACCTGACTTTAAATACCAGATCAGTGATGTCACCAAAG CGGGCCacactgtggagctgctggagccaCTGGTAAAGTTCCAGGTGGGCCTGAAGAAGCTCAACCTGGGGGAGGAGGAACATGTGATGCTGATGGCCATCTGTTTGCTTTCTCCAG ACCGCCCAGGTGTGCAGGATCATGCACGGATCGAAGCCCTCCAAGACAGCCTGTCAGAGACCCTGCAGGCCTACATCCAGCTTCACCATCCGGCGGGGCGGCTGCTCTACGCCAAGATGATCCAGAAGCTGGCCGACCTGCGCAGCCTCAACGAGGAGCACTCCAAGCAGTACCGCTCGCTCTCCTTCCGGCCTGAGCACAGCATGCAGCTCACCCCGCTGGTGCTGGAAGTGTTCGGCAGCGAAGTCTCCTAG